A genomic window from Pungitius pungitius chromosome 12, fPunPun2.1, whole genome shotgun sequence includes:
- the ccdc97 gene encoding coiled-coil domain-containing protein 97 — translation MWGEIDAPVRTRPSSCESEDEGELPEEHVTQSHICAFQRPTEAPQPRQDPQYVSQAESICVNAMVDAIAASGIMVKSQQKGEAELTLEERREELLHQYSSRPLVFLERYHTCLKPRNLSAFAHVISDPRVLHYSDVIQRRAAAFSNRTRVRNQRYAALRALQREGEYFSEEQMRIREPLLYEQYIGQYLTDEEVLERSQEAMQGDAQGGPGAPAGGAGGLAHLLLNSYQERLIQNRLQEEQEREDGAREEEEEDEDDGYTVQQKQWAPTPEEKALLREEFISQMHQRFLDGKDKDFNYSEVDENPDFDNLDIVSRDAEDKYFDEDDDEEEEEEEEEEEMGEEEKMENDGDNMTE, via the exons ATGTGGGGGGAAATCGATGCTCCGGTTAGAACCCGACCAAGCTCGTGCGAGAGTGAAGACGAGGGCGAGTTACCAGAAGAACACGTGACACAGTCCCACATATGTGCTTTCCAACGCCCCACGGAGGCTCCGCAACCACGACAGGACCCCCAG TACGTGAGCCAGGCCGAGTCGATCTGTGTGAATGCCATGGTGGACGCCATAGCCGCCAGCGGGATCATGGTGAAGAGCCAGCAGAAGGGGGAGGCCGAGCTGACCCTGGAGGAGCGccgggaggagctgctgcatcAGTACAGCAGCAGGCCGCTGGTGTTCTTGGAGAGGTACCAT ACCTGCCTCAAGCCCAGGAACCTGTCTGCGTTCGCCCACGTCATTTCCGACCCGCGGGTTCTTCACTACAGCGATGTGATACAGAGACGGGCTGCAGCCTTCAGCAATAGGACGCGGGTTCGAAACCAGCGCTATGCCGCCCTCAGAGCCCTGCAGAGGG AGGGGGAGTATTTCAGTGAGGAGCAGATGAGGATCAGGGAGCCGCTGTTGTATGAACAATATATTGGCCAGTACCTGACTGACGAGGAG GTGCTGGAACGCTCCCAGGAGGCCATGCAGGGCGATGCACAGGGGGGGCCAGGGGCACCAGCGGGAGGCGCAGGAGGGCTCGCCCACCTCCTCCTTAACTCCTACCAGGAGCGTCTCATCCAGAAtcgcctgcaggaggagcaggagagagaggatggagcgcgggaggaggaggaggaggatgaggacgatG GTTATACTGTGCAGCAGAAGCAATGGGCACCAACCCCAGAGGAGAAGGCACTGCTCAGGGAGGAGTTCATCAGCCAGATGCACCAGCGCTTCCTAGATGGCAAAGACAAGGATTTCAACTACAG TGAGGTGGATGAGAACCCTGACTTCGACAACTTGGACATAGTCAGCAGAGATGCAGAAGATAAATATTTTGATGAAGATGAcgacgaagaggaagaggaggaggaagaagaagaagaaatgggggaggaggagaagatggaaaaTGATGGAGACAATATGACTGAATAG
- the LOC119220899 gene encoding GTPase IMAP family member 7-like, with protein MVATVGSLTESIPDEQQQKAPLRIMLLGKSGVGKSSSGNTILGREVFESDMKLKRVTQHCEKHSGTVNGVSVAGEVRDVPVSVMDTPGLFETDRNEAVIVRDILKCVKLHEPGPHVFVLALAVGRMTQEDQNTNRLIEEMFGPRVWDYTIVLFTYGDRLGQKKINDVISESDGNLRNFIRKCSGGFHVFDNKSPEDQDQVTSFVSKIETLVALNGGGHYDNSLYPKAERRIREKQERILEERNDKIIEQERVLLNRFQGEQLEKEKNQLWRREEEKSRVAAEQAERNSLFMMKSIVCAIVVVALVLQLWSLYLLMGILIVLCFVYFAKTHFQINEWAEMLTLRHWW; from the exons ATGGTGGCCACGGTTGGCAGTTTGACTGAGAGTATACCCGATGAACAGCAGCAGAAAG CGCCCCTGAGAATCATGCTTCTCGGGAAAAGCGGGGTTGGCAAGAGCTCAAGTGGCAACACCATCCTCGGGCGGGAGGTGTTTGAATCGGACATGAAGCTGAAGAGGGTCACTCAACACTGTGAGAAGCACAGCGGCACGGTCAACGGCGTCTCTGTCGCCGGGGAGGTCCGGGACGTGCCCGTCTCCGTGATGGACACGCCCGGGCTTTTCGAGACGGACCGCAACGAGGCGGTGATCGTGCGAGACATTCTGAAGTGCGTCAAACTCCACGAACCGGGTCCTCACGTCTTCGTGCTGGCGCTGGCTGTGGGGAGGATGACGCAGGAAGATCAAAATACCAACAGACTGATCGAAGAGATGTTCGGCCCCAGAGTGTGGGACTACACCATCGTGCTGTTCACGTACGGGGATCGCCTGGGCCAGAAGAAGATAAACGACGTCATCTCGGAGAGCGACGGCAACCTGCGCAACTTCATACGCAAGTGCAGCGGCGGCTTCCACGTCTTTGACAACAAGAGCCcagaggaccaggaccaggtGACCAGCTTTGTGTCAAAGATCGAGACGCTGGTGGCCCTGAATGGAGGAGGACATTACGACAACTCCCTGTATCCCAAAGCGGAGAGGAGGATCAGGGAAAAACAGGAGAGAATCCTGGAGGAGCGAAACGACAAGATCATTGAGCAGGAGAGAGTGCTGCTGAACCGTTTCCAAGGGGaacagctggagaaggagaagaaccagctgtggagaagagaggaagaaaaatcaAGAGTGGCTGCAGAGCAGGCGGAGCGCAACTCCTTGTTCATGATGAAATCCATCGTCTGTGCAATAGTGGTGGTAGCTTTGGTTCTTCAGCTATGGAGTCTGTATCTTCTGATGGGGATTCTGATTGTCTTGTGTTTCGTCTATTTtgcaaagacacattttcagatAAATGAATGGGCAGAGATGCTAACACTGAGGCATTGGTGGTAA